In Oncorhynchus gorbuscha isolate QuinsamMale2020 ecotype Even-year linkage group LG03, OgorEven_v1.0, whole genome shotgun sequence, the DNA window ataaatccatgataatcgagaatttcaataagcatttctctacagctggcaatgctttcctcctggctaccccaaccctggCCAACAGCTCCACACACCCCACAGCTACTTGCCTAAgcatccccagcttctccttcacccaaatccagatagcagatgttctgaaagagctgcaaaaccgtgacctgtacaaatcagctgggctagacaatctggaccctctctttctaaaattatacaccgccattgttgcaactcctgtaactagtctgttcaacctctctttcgcaTCGTCCAAGATTCCCAAAGACTgtaaagctgccgcggtcatccccctcttcaaagggggagacactctagaaccaaactgttacagacctacatccatcctgccctgcctttctaaagtcttcgaaagccaagataacaaacagatcactgaccatttcgaatcccaccataccttctccgctgtgcaatctggtttccgagctggtcacgggtgcacctcagccacgctcaaggtactaaacgatatcataaccgccatcgataaaagactgtattgtgcagccgtcttcatcgacctggtcaaggctttcgactctgtcaatcaccacattcttgtcaacagccttggtttctcaaatgactgcctcgcctggtttaccaactacttctcagatagagttcagtgtgtcaaatcggagggcctgttgtctggacctctggcagtctctatgggggtaccacagggttcaattctcgggccgactcttttctttgctaATATAAAGGATGTCGCTCATGCTGTGGGTgtgtccctgatccacctctacgcagacgacaccattctgtatacatctgtcccttctttggacactgtgttaacaaacctccaatcgagcttcaatgccatacaacttaCAACAGTACTTTTTCACAGTACtgtaggtgtctggctagactgtcaactctccttccagactcatattaaacatctccaatccaaaattaaatctagaatcggcttcctatttcgcaacaaagcctccttcactcacgctgccaaacatatcctcgtaaaactaactatcctaccgatcctcgactttggcgatgtcatttacaaaatagcctccaacactctactcagcaaactggatgcagtctatcacagtgccatccattttgtcaccaatgccccatataccacccaccactgcgacctgtatgctctcgttggctggccctcgctacatattcctcgccagacccactggctccaggtcatctataagtctttgctaggtaaagctccgccttatctcagctcattggtcaccataacaacacccacctgtagcacacggtCCAGCAGGTagatctcactggtcatccccaaagccaacacccactttggctgcctttccttccagttctctgctgccaatgactggaacaaattgcaaaaatcgctgaagttggagacatatctccctcactaactttatgcatcagctatctgagcagcttaccgatcgctgcagctgtacatagccaatctgtaaataacccacccaactacctacctcatccccatattgtttttatttacttttttgctcttttgcacaccaatatttctacttgcacttcatcatctgcacatctatcacttcagtgttaatttgttaaattgtaattacttcgctactatggcctatttattgccttaccttcttacttaatttgcacacactatatatagatttttctattgtattattgactgtacttttgtttatcctatgtgttaactctgtgttgtcttttgtcgcactgctttgaaTTATCTTGGCCAGAACGCcgttgtaaattagaatttgttctgaactggcatatctggttaaataaaggtgaaataaatcaaatatatatttttaaatgctgcattcttttggtacccttcccctgatctgtgcttcgacacaatccagtctcaacactctacggacaattattttgacctcatggtttggtttttgctctaacatgaactgtcaattgtgggaccttatatagacaggtctgtgcctttccaaatcatgtccaataaattgaatttaccacaagtggactccaatcaagttgtagaaacatatcaaggatgatcaatgcaaacaggatgcacctaagctcaatttccATTCTCCTAGCAAATGTGAATTTTGTGAATTTATGTGAATATTTTTTCTGTTTttaatattttatacatttgcaaaaaattctaaaaacctgtttttgctttgtcattatggggtattatgtgtaggttgctgatcatttttttttttaaatatatattttagaataaggctgtaatgtaaaaattgtggaaaagtcaagggttctgaatactttccgaaaccACTGTAAATTCATTAACACTTCCATTGTTTAACACCTCCCTAATTTGAACTGCAAACTTCCACCATGGTTTAAcaactccccccacccctcccattTTGCCAGTTACCCACTGATATGTATAAAAGGGGtatgtatacatttacatttacatttaagtcatttagcagacgctcttatccagagcgacttacaataccTGCAAGAAAGTGGTAAATAAGACAATGTTTGAAGGTGGGTCATATACACATGTCACAGGTAATATACCACATATTCTGTCTGAAATGGGCATTATCTCCACCACACAGCCCCAGCCAGTGAGTCTTCAGAGTCTTCACATCCAGTGGTCCCTCAGGAAGCAACCATCAATGAAGGTCAAAGGTCAGCATACAGAAAAAAGAGACACTCCACTTTCATTTGTCACAAGCCAAATTAGTGCATTTGTATGCAAAAGTGTTTATTATTAGGCCTAAGTTttgtataatttaaaaaaatatcaagTCAGTTGACTGTGTGtgaaacaaatacaattttatatttTCACTATATAGCCATGCTTCCACAGCTTTCTTGGAGCCTGATATACAATGCGTATGCTCCAAGTGCAAAGTTCACACTTGTTTTCTCAGACGGAATTAATCCTAGACGTTATGGTATGGTGAAATGAGTGTAAATGGAGAGACATTTGTTTTAATCAATCACTCAATAACCTTTTTTTATAAAACACATTTGTCACAGCTTTGAATTTGGTGTTGTAATGACTGTCCTTCTTTCCACATCAATAAGCCTATTAAAAGTAAGCAAGATGACTTGGTTCCTTTACATTTTGTCTGCCTGTCGCACTACACTTCTCCTTTATACAGACATGAGTAAAATAATAATCGTACTGCTAAGTGTTAAAACTACATGGCCACATAAAGCAAACCTTTGtctctaaaaaatatatattctggaGAAAGAAAATTTTACGAAATCTAAAGCCACTGGCTTCCATGATCTAGTCATGTAATCAATGAAAGGATACATAAATGAGCCAGATTTTTTTTTATAAGTGGATCCAACAATTACTCAACAGACTAACACAAAGAAGTATTAATGGCTTTATTGATCTAAAGCAGATGACAAATGATTTCAACATGGCTGGATAGGTAACAAAAAAAATGATGGTCATTTGCAGGCAATAATAAATCaataatatttttaaaaaatctagCTCTTTTTCTTGAACAATTaacaaaaatgtatgtgaaaGAAAAACAACACAATTTTAAGCCACATCTGGCCAGCAGAACCAGGTCCTCAAAATGCAATGTGAGTAAAAGGATATCCAGCACAGGGAGATAGATACATCATCATCAACCATGTATGCATTATATTTATTAGAATAGAATTATCACAGAAAAGCACTTGAGTGAAGATCTGAACACAAATAAGTAAAACCATTTCCAAGTGTTTCGGTGGATGAATCAATGTAAGACAAGATTGAGAGTCGGCCTAGTAGCCTACATGAAGACAAAATTAATATTCTAATTCTCGTTTGTAACGTAATTTCATAAATCAGACTGGTTATTCAATTTAACAAAAGTAAGAGGAACTATTTCAAGTATGTTcatgaagatgtgtgtgtgtggcaaagtAGCCTACAACAGCCAAGTTTAGGCCTACTAAATAGACAGTTCCATACATGTCCAGCATGCATGATTGATTATAGATTAATATTACAAATCTGACTTATTATCGTAATAACTTTAAAAGCTGAATTAGATGATAGGTTTGCATCAGAACTAGTATGAAATCATTAATATTGTTAAAACAAATAAGCATATCAataaaaaaaatcattaaaaTAGATTTTGTGGCTGTTACAAAGAATAAACTCACATAAAATACTCAGGCGAGGAAGGATTGTCACTGGTAGACCCAGTTTCATGGTAACCGTTAGAACCAGTCAATTTCTCGCATTTGAGTTTATATGCGTCCCTCTCGCGTGCCAGCCGGTTGAGCTCGTTCTTTAACTGCTCCACCTGTGTGACGAGGCTGGTCTTCTCATGCTCCAGAACGTGCTTCAGCTGAACACGTTTGTAGCGGCAGGATTGTGCATAACCGCGGTTTTTCAGGGTTCGGCGCTTCTGCTTCAGACGCATCACGTCGTCCTTGGTCAGACCCCTCAAGTGCCGATTGAGCTCCCTCACTGACATAGACACCAGCTGGTCGTCGGAGAAGCCGCTCTCCGCGTTGAGTCGTCTGTCGTGGCGAGTCTGCTGATGGAGGTGGTGCGCACTTAGCTGCGAGTCGGGTGAGTGCTGAGCCGAGTAGTCGAGGTCGTGCTTGTTGTGGTTATATTGATTTTGGCAGTGCATATCTTGCATATCAGGGGGACCCGAGAGGGCGTCGGGTTGACGGTTAAGTCCAGGGTACTGCTGGGCATGACCGTTGAGGTTATGTGCCGCCCCGTACCCTTCGAAATCCGATTGGAGAGCCTGTTGGTGATCGTGTGGAGAGGGTTGGTGCCCGTGGACTGTGGTACCGATGAGGGCCTCCACTGCGTCCTCAGGTGTCAGGCCAAAAGTGTTGGGATACATTTGCTGAGAATAACCTCCACTGCTGGGCGTCCAGTAAAGATCATCATCGGGGTTCCTCTGCTCACCCGGATTATAACTCGGTGATGAGGGCACCGAACTGCAAGGGGTGCTGACCGGGGTGGAGGAGACTGAGTCCGGTCTCTGGAGCTCGCTGCACGGCCCAAAGAATGAGCGGTCGATCCCCTGCATTGTCTCCTTCTTCACATCGAACTTCATCAAGTCGAACGCACTGACATAACCCAAGGGGTTTTTCGGCAGACCCAGGTTTGTATGCGATTCGGCGGTCATTCTTTTCTGGATCTATTTATCTTGGCCACATCCAAGGGTCACAAAACTCAATTCTCTCATGCAGTCTTTTGCAACAATTGCACTATTGGTACGACGTTTTATACAATCAGTAAGTCCGTCAAATGAAATCGACAGTGAAAATACGCGTGCGCAAAAATGGAAAGAAACCCGTCCTCTTCACTCAAAAGTTTAGAAACACATACTATTAATCGGACAGAAGAAAAGTGCTCAGAGTCCACGGCGGGGCCAAGAGCTTTCTGCATGTGTGTAGCGCTACTGGTTTATGCTTGCGAGCGCACTTTCTTCATAAAGAACCGTTGCATGATGTCACACGATATAGACTACACCTCCATGCTCCTCTCCAATAAAAAGACGGCGAGAAGGGCGATTTGCATAATAGCTGATGTATGTGTTTTGACAATCCAGCAGAGGTTGAATGTAGAATGTAgcccactttttttttttttacatagaccTGCAGACATATTGTACACGTTTAGGCTACTGTGGCCTACTTCTTTATTTCATTTGTGCATACGTTTCTCTTTCCTTCACACTTTCCCTCGCCAATTGATGTATTAAAAGTGTTTATTTTGAAAGACCATTTAGGAACTGATGCTGGAATGCAAAGCATCTGAGGATTAAATAGCCTATGTTAATTCTGTAGGCTATATGTccagggatatatatatatatatatagtcaataGGGCTAGTAAATAAACATTTTGTCGCCCTAAATTACCATATGACTTTCCATATGAATAACATAAAAGCGTCACGGTTATATTTGGACAACGGTGCTTATATTTAAGGGGAAGTTCATTCTGCAAAAAAGACAATTAAGAATTCTAATAGAGCTGTTGTGCTTTTTGAATAATGCACCACCACCCATAATAAACAAATAGCCTATCCTACCTCTAATCCATGAGTAGCCCATTGAAAATAAGTGTTTATATTCCACTTGCATGTGTTATTATTTGATTTCTCCTTACATTATATGAAAAGCACAAAGGCTTGATCATAGAGCTATAGGTTAATTCTAAATAACTGTATTTCTATGGGGTTTCTCCTGAGAATGGGCAACCAAATGTTCTATTCGTGGATCTATGCTGACCCCTTGAGGTGATATGAGGTAAAACTTCATTCTTGCCCCTCAGTGTGTACTGAACTGTGAATGAAAACGAGTTGTCTGATAGCTACCCCGCTCTTTTGAAATTAAAACAAAATGTGAATGTTGACTTTTTTATAGTGACCTTGCCAAAAGAATGTAAAGAGCATGCACAGTAGCCTATACCAAGTAAGTATGATAATGGTGGCTTGTGATTTTCTCAGCATGTCACATATTGTACTTTCTTGTAGCCTTCTCTCCCtcggtttgtgtatgtgtgtgtttatacataACATCTATCCAACATGGTCAGAGGGTGCTGCTGGGCACTGGTTATTTGGTAAACATACAGGCTTCTAATGAAATGAGTAGTTTTTTTCAGACCAGTGACAGTAAAGGAACATGGAGAAAATGGGAAGCAGCATAAACAGAAAATCAATGGCCAGACTGCACAAGGCTAAAGTTATGATTGCTGGAGAACAACTGAGGtatgagagagaaagtgtgagagagagagagagagggattggctTTCTTTATGGTTATGCTACCTGTTGAAATGTACTGTGTCTAAATCCGACAAGCTCCTTCCAGATATAGTAGTTTGCATATTTCCTTCAGCTGACCTTCCAATTTAATGTAAACATTTAATTATAAGGGATACAATATATCATGTAGAGATGTCAACTGAAACTGATTCAATTCATGTTTGAATATATTTCTTAATGTGCCCTTGTCTACGTATAGTAGTTATAGCTGCTTTATTCAACATTTTACCTCACTGCAAGGTTGAGGCTGCATGATGGCAAACTGATCAAGGATCGACGGTACCATCTGCGCACTTACCCCAACTGCTTTGTAGCCAAAGAGCTTACAGACTGGTTAATCAGCAACAAGGAAGCTCCCGATCAGGCCACAGCGGTCTGCCTCATGCAACACCTGATGGACCATGACATTGTGCACCATGGTAGGGCACCACAATAACATTCCTCGGGGGATATAAAATGCATAGTAGCTTTTCCAAGAGCTTATAGCCTCTCACATGACAAAGTCCATATCCAACTCCTATAATGCAGTTTCTCACAAGAGCATAAGAGCTTTGCTAAGATACTAACATTGATAATTGATATGGGAGATCCAAAATGCTGAACCATAAAGTAGGGCAATATGAAGACACTCTCAGGACGtttcctttgtctctcttccactctgatCTCTTTAGTTTGTGACAAGCACCCTATATTCAAGGATGCAAAATTGCTGTACCGTTTCCGTAAGGATGATGGCACATTTCCATTTAACACCGAGGTGAAGGTCTTCATCCGAGGACAACGATTGTATGAGCAGTAAGAACTACTTCGTTCACCCTGGGGGTCTCTATCTGTCAGGAACAAGTGCCCTTGCTGAGGTCAAACCCATCTTAGGGTAACCACACCATCTGTATTATGTTCTCAGTATGTGCTAGTTATGGTGATTACGGACTGAAACTTGAAACTTTACCAACTGTATACACAagtttgtgtgtaattgttccATTCGTTCTGTCTCTGGAGTGCAAAATGGATGTGACCTGAT includes these proteins:
- the LOC124031477 gene encoding transcription factor MafB-like; translated protein: MTAESHTNLGLPKNPLGYVSAFDLMKFDVKKETMQGIDRSFFGPCSELQRPDSVSSTPVSTPCSSVPSSPSYNPGEQRNPDDDLYWTPSSGGYSQQMYPNTFGLTPEDAVEALIGTTVHGHQPSPHDHQQALQSDFEGYGAAHNLNGHAQQYPGLNRQPDALSGPPDMQDMHCQNQYNHNKHDLDYSAQHSPDSQLSAHHLHQQTRHDRRLNAESGFSDDQLVSMSVRELNRHLRGLTKDDVMRLKQKRRTLKNRGYAQSCRYKRVQLKHVLEHEKTSLVTQVEQLKNELNRLARERDAYKLKCEKLTGSNGYHETGSTSDNPSSPEYFM